The following are encoded in a window of Diorhabda sublineata isolate icDioSubl1.1 chromosome 5, icDioSubl1.1, whole genome shotgun sequence genomic DNA:
- the LOC130443964 gene encoding polyisoprenoid diphosphate/phosphate phosphohydrolase PLPP6, which translates to MSELKTSRVPPALQQLLKYDAYVTNEFLTWINKLIVVDTLTTYCKALEISCHGIPWFAFWIAFTWLFNNPSLVQLQVNILLGLFIDIIMVAVAKAYFRRKRPPRNIYDDPIANISMDVFSFPSGHASRSVFVAYFFTWLWPVHFTLIPLFIVWSIAVCLSRILMNRHYIMDILGGVLLGILNGLLIDFLWVQDSTARWLLNIVSDDKLDGGEYHV; encoded by the exons ATGTCTGAA CTCAAAACCAGTCGTGTACCACCGGCTTTACAACAGCTACTCAAATATGATGCTTACGTAACTAATGAGTTTTTAACTTGGATAAACAAACTTATTGTTGTTGATACACTTACAACTTATTGTAAAGCATTAGAA ATATCCTGTCATGGAATCCCATGGTTTGCTTTTTGGATTGCATTTACGTGGTTATTCAATAACCCCAGCTTGGTGCAGTTACAAGTTAATATACTTCTAG GGCTCTTTATTGATATCATTATGGTAGCTGTTGCCAAAGCCTATTTCCGACGTAAAAGGCCACCAAGAAACATCTATGATGACCCTATTGCAAATATAAGCATGGATGTATTCAGCTTTCCTTCAGGGCATGCTAGTAGATCAGTTTTTGTAGCATACTTCTTCACCTGGTTGTGGCCAGTTCATTTCACTTTAATACCTCTATTTATAGTTTGGAGTATAGCAGTATGCCTTAGTAGAATTTTGATGAATAGGCATTATATCATGGACATATTAGGAGGTGTCTTATTGGGTATTTTAAATGGATTGTTGATTGATTTCCTCTGGGTGCAAGATAGTACCGCTAGATGGTTACTTAATATTGTTTCAGATGATAAGTTAGACGGTGGAGAGTACCATGTTTGA